A region of [Bacteroides] pectinophilus DNA encodes the following proteins:
- a CDS encoding HAMP domain-containing histidine kinase — protein sequence MNKTGIVIILLCFLAAIAAVLWERRKIRKTMEEIERMLDAAMTGSFSETNFDESQLSALETKFAHYLSAAEASSQNIAQEKDKIKTLIADISHQTKTPIANLLLYSELLMEETMPASAKANVEALYKQSEKLRFLIDSLVKLSRLENGIISLSPQQAALQPLLESVVEQYTAKASEKGLSLQMQDTDAFAVFDFKWTAEALANIVDNAIKYTEHGTITISAVSYEMFARIDISDTGLGIPETEQAKIFARFYRSNSVQKQEGVGIGLYLARQIISGEGGYIKVASVPGKGSTFSIFLPK from the coding sequence ATGAATAAAACCGGCATTGTGATCATACTGCTATGTTTTCTGGCGGCGATAGCTGCTGTATTATGGGAGCGGAGGAAGATCAGAAAAACGATGGAAGAAATCGAAAGGATGCTGGACGCTGCCATGACCGGCTCCTTTTCTGAAACCAATTTTGATGAAAGCCAGCTATCTGCATTGGAAACGAAGTTTGCGCACTATCTTTCCGCCGCAGAAGCATCTTCTCAAAACATAGCGCAGGAAAAAGACAAAATCAAAACCTTGATTGCTGACATCTCCCACCAGACAAAAACGCCGATTGCAAACCTGCTGTTATACAGCGAGCTTCTGATGGAGGAAACTATGCCTGCATCGGCGAAGGCAAATGTGGAGGCACTGTACAAACAATCGGAAAAGCTGCGATTTCTGATCGATTCTCTCGTAAAGCTTTCCAGACTGGAAAACGGGATCATTTCACTCTCCCCTCAGCAAGCAGCGCTGCAGCCGCTGCTTGAAAGTGTGGTAGAACAATATACTGCCAAGGCTTCTGAAAAAGGATTGTCTTTGCAAATGCAGGATACAGATGCTTTTGCTGTATTCGACTTCAAATGGACAGCGGAAGCGCTGGCTAATATCGTAGACAACGCCATCAAATATACAGAGCATGGCACCATTACTATTTCTGCCGTAAGCTATGAAATGTTTGCAAGGATCGATATATCGGATACCGGTTTAGGCATACCGGAAACTGAGCAAGCGAAGATATTTGCTCGCTTTTACCGCTCAAATAGTGTGCAGAAACAAGAAGGAGTCGGCATCGGCTTATACCTTGCCCGACAGATCATATCCGGCGAGGGCGGTTATATCAAGGTTGCTTCCGTTCCGGGAAAAGGAAGTACGTTTTCCATATTTCTGCCGAAATAA
- a CDS encoding plasmid recombination protein gives MARNDGIDRTVARNQDLGNPADVAKVQEHNEREKDSYSNQDIVPERTSLNVHFKAPTDDYVKMFEQMEQDGVISTRGLKPDAVKYGELVFDVNSAYFYNHGGYEFAKQFYADAYKAAAEIVGGEQYILSAVMHADERNRAMSEALGEDVYHYHLHVVYIPVVEKQILWSKRCKDEALRGTIKEVITQVSRSKKWESKPVLGEDGNPMLNAKGKKILKSSYSVLQDDFFNFMRNAGYTDVERGERGSTEEHLTVTQFKVQAEQQRLEAVTGQVAQAKRSLENAKAATEKQKKKLEALQKETKTAKTVALTVQDIEAMGKKATFGNNITLTPDECRTLKDYAVSSFAEKAEKIKYKQKFEQAEKSAKTWKQRYDALHEQYQELKKKAQPFLDALEIASEKVRAFINSILIRGKETQEHEHPARKRGRDMEL, from the coding sequence ATGGCAAGAAACGATGGAATAGACCGTACCGTAGCCAGAAATCAGGACTTGGGAAACCCGGCAGATGTGGCAAAGGTACAGGAACACAATGAGCGTGAAAAGGACAGCTACAGCAATCAGGACATCGTGCCGGAACGCACTTCTCTGAACGTCCATTTCAAAGCACCCACGGACGATTATGTAAAAATGTTTGAGCAGATGGAACAAGACGGCGTGATCTCCACCAGAGGTCTGAAGCCGGATGCCGTCAAATACGGTGAGTTGGTATTTGATGTGAATTCCGCTTATTTCTACAATCATGGCGGCTATGAATTTGCGAAACAGTTTTATGCCGATGCCTACAAAGCTGCTGCGGAGATCGTAGGTGGTGAGCAGTATATTCTCTCCGCTGTGATGCACGCCGATGAGCGCAACCGAGCAATGTCCGAAGCTTTGGGCGAAGATGTGTACCACTACCACCTTCATGTGGTTTATATCCCGGTGGTGGAAAAGCAGATACTTTGGTCGAAGCGATGCAAGGATGAAGCCCTCCGGGGAACCATCAAGGAGGTCATCACACAGGTCAGCCGCAGCAAGAAATGGGAGTCCAAGCCGGTGCTTGGCGAGGACGGAAATCCCATGCTCAACGCAAAAGGGAAAAAGATTTTGAAGTCATCCTACAGTGTGTTGCAGGATGACTTTTTCAATTTCATGCGAAACGCCGGTTATACCGATGTGGAGCGTGGAGAGCGTGGCAGTACAGAGGAACATCTGACTGTGACCCAGTTCAAGGTGCAGGCAGAACAGCAGCGCTTGGAAGCTGTGACCGGGCAGGTGGCACAGGCGAAGCGGAGTTTGGAGAATGCCAAAGCTGCCACGGAGAAACAGAAAAAGAAACTGGAAGCTCTGCAAAAGGAAACCAAAACAGCAAAGACCGTTGCTCTGACGGTGCAGGATATTGAAGCGATGGGCAAGAAGGCCACATTCGGAAACAATATCACACTGACACCGGATGAATGCCGCACACTCAAAGATTATGCTGTCAGTAGCTTTGCGGAAAAGGCAGAGAAGATCAAGTACAAGCAGAAATTCGAGCAAGCGGAGAAAAGTGCAAAAACATGGAAGCAGCGGTACGATGCGCTGCATGAACAATATCAAGAGCTGAAAAAGAAAGCCCAGCCCTTCTTGGATGCACTGGAAATCGCATCCGAAAAGGTTCGGGCTTTTATCAATTCTATCCTCATCAGAGGAAAGGAAACACAGGAACACGAACACCCTGCCCGGAAGCGTGGACGGGATATGGAACTTTGA
- a CDS encoding ABC transporter permease, which translates to MNVKNRKCIRKLSLKSLYANRRRNLIAIFAIALTTLLFTSMFTIVLSLNASYETYQFRQVGGYAHGTFKDVSPEQAERITAHPKVKATGARKVIGITAEGVFAKIPAEISYMDANCTKWSYATPTTGRMPESGKEVAMDTAALQLLGVTPELGAEVTVSYSITDKDQTAFTVTDTFTLVGYWDYDELMPVHYINISRDYADDIEAQAVKTGLQPFRTDLNVMMASGTNIQGQMEQVDTDLGYTWDSYTDPNSVRIGVNWGYTSSQLESQLDPELVIAIAAFLLLVIFTGYLIIYNIFQISVAGDIRFYGLLKTIGTTPRQIKRIIRQQALLLCLIGIPAGLLVGYGIGAVLVPVVLRSTQLDAGITTISTSPVIFVGSVLFALLTVLLSCSKPGKMAARVSPVEATKYTDAMQTKKKQRSTRGAKLHQMAFANLGRNKKKTVLVVVSLALSVTLFNALCAFVGGFSMEKYVSFMTCADFIVSTPDYFRYNPADEFITPEQIEEIAANTKASLSGTGYAVRKPAYLWMTEDALRQDYARYESAEQLDSHMSRLEHRGNMVMGDTRIEALDNSLFDKLQVFDGDISPMLEPDNNAIAIAVSLDDYGNLPNPEYYPKVGDTITATYADDVKYIDSRTGELRTEDTPEEYFQAKLYGARDVEYTVCALVELPNSMSYRYGGIGYDVVLSVDTAQRDSGGAAIPMLYLFDTADEVDEAEAEQYLSKLTAGEFSPLMYESKATARSEFAQFRQMFLLIGGILCAIIGLVGLLNFFNAMMTGILSRRREFAVLQAVGMTNRQLKTMLIYEGLFYAISSVAAAFILSLAVGPLAGKMLGSMFWFFEYRFTILPVLLTIPVFLLLGWLIPCMMYDNAAKCSVVEQLRDAQ; encoded by the coding sequence ATGAATGTCAAAAACAGAAAATGTATTCGAAAGCTCAGCTTAAAATCTCTTTATGCGAACCGTCGCCGCAATCTGATCGCTATTTTTGCCATTGCGCTGACAACGCTGCTATTTACGTCCATGTTCACCATTGTCTTGTCACTGAACGCCAGTTATGAAACCTACCAGTTTCGGCAGGTAGGCGGCTATGCACACGGTACCTTTAAAGATGTTTCCCCCGAGCAGGCGGAACGTATCACTGCCCACCCAAAGGTGAAGGCTACGGGGGCACGGAAGGTAATCGGTATCACTGCGGAGGGGGTCTTTGCCAAAATACCGGCAGAGATCAGCTACATGGATGCCAACTGCACTAAATGGAGCTATGCAACCCCTACTACCGGACGGATGCCCGAAAGCGGCAAAGAGGTAGCCATGGATACGGCAGCGTTGCAGCTGCTTGGCGTAACGCCGGAGCTGGGCGCCGAGGTCACGGTTTCCTATTCCATTACGGACAAGGATCAAACCGCCTTTACCGTAACAGATACCTTTACGCTGGTGGGCTATTGGGACTATGATGAACTAATGCCTGTTCATTACATCAACATCAGCCGTGATTACGCAGATGACATCGAAGCGCAGGCAGTGAAAACAGGTTTACAGCCTTTCCGCACCGATTTGAATGTCATGATGGCTTCCGGCACAAACATTCAAGGGCAGATGGAGCAGGTGGATACCGATCTTGGCTACACATGGGACAGCTATACCGATCCCAACAGCGTCCGGATCGGCGTCAACTGGGGATATACCTCATCCCAGTTGGAGTCGCAGCTTGATCCGGAACTTGTGATCGCCATAGCAGCTTTTTTGCTGCTGGTGATTTTTACCGGGTATCTTATCATCTATAACATTTTCCAGATCTCTGTTGCGGGGGATATCCGGTTTTACGGACTTCTGAAAACCATTGGCACAACGCCCCGGCAGATCAAACGTATCATTCGCCAGCAGGCACTTCTGCTTTGTCTGATCGGCATTCCGGCGGGGCTGCTGGTGGGCTATGGCATTGGCGCTGTTCTGGTGCCTGTTGTCTTGCGCTCCACCCAGTTGGATGCAGGCATCACCACCATCAGCACTTCGCCTGTGATCTTTGTTGGCTCCGTGCTGTTTGCCCTGCTGACGGTGCTTTTGTCCTGCTCCAAGCCCGGGAAAATGGCAGCCAGGGTTTCTCCGGTGGAGGCTACCAAATATACGGATGCGATGCAGACCAAGAAAAAACAGCGCAGCACCCGGGGAGCGAAGCTCCATCAGATGGCCTTTGCCAATCTGGGACGAAACAAAAAAAAGACGGTGCTGGTGGTGGTGTCTCTGGCACTGTCGGTGACGCTGTTCAATGCGCTGTGTGCCTTTGTGGGCGGCTTCAGCATGGAGAAGTATGTATCCTTCATGACCTGCGCCGATTTTATCGTCAGCACGCCCGACTATTTCCGTTACAACCCGGCAGATGAATTCATCACGCCGGAACAGATCGAAGAGATCGCAGCAAACACAAAGGCCAGTCTTTCCGGCACGGGATATGCTGTGCGAAAACCCGCATATCTGTGGATGACGGAGGATGCTCTGCGGCAGGACTATGCAAGGTACGAAAGCGCCGAGCAGTTGGACAGCCATATGAGCCGTCTGGAGCACCGGGGCAATATGGTGATGGGAGATACCAGAATCGAGGCTCTGGATAACAGCCTGTTTGACAAGCTGCAAGTGTTCGACGGAGATATTTCTCCTATGCTGGAGCCGGACAATAACGCCATTGCCATTGCGGTTTCTTTGGATGATTACGGCAATCTGCCCAATCCTGAATACTACCCCAAGGTGGGAGACACGATTACCGCTACCTATGCGGATGATGTGAAATATATCGACAGCCGCACCGGGGAACTCCGCACCGAAGATACACCGGAGGAGTACTTTCAGGCAAAATTGTATGGAGCCAGAGATGTAGAGTACACGGTCTGCGCCTTGGTAGAACTTCCGAATTCCATGAGTTATCGTTATGGTGGTATTGGATATGACGTAGTTTTGTCTGTGGACACCGCACAGAGGGACAGCGGTGGTGCAGCCATTCCGATGCTCTACCTGTTCGACACAGCGGACGAAGTTGACGAGGCCGAAGCAGAGCAATATCTATCGAAGCTCACTGCCGGTGAGTTTTCGCCCTTGATGTATGAAAGCAAGGCCACGGCTCGCTCTGAATTTGCTCAGTTCCGGCAGATGTTCCTTCTGATAGGCGGTATCCTCTGTGCTATCATTGGGCTGGTGGGACTCTTAAATTTCTTCAACGCCATGATGACCGGTATTCTTTCCCGCCGCCGTGAATTTGCTGTGCTTCAGGCTGTAGGAATGACAAACCGGCAGCTCAAAACCATGCTGATCTACGAGGGGTTGTTTTACGCAATATCTTCTGTAGCAGCGGCCTTTATTCTGTCGCTGGCGGTGGGACCTCTTGCGGGAAAAATGCTGGGCAGTATGTTCTGGTTCTTTGAGTATCGATTCACCATTCTGCCTGTCCTGCTGACAATTCCGGTATTTCTTCTGCTGGGGTGGCTGATTCCTTGCATGATGTATGACAACGCAGCAAAATGCAGCGTTGTAGAGCAATTAAGAGATGCTCAATAA
- a CDS encoding DUF6076 domain-containing protein: protein MNQELMTLDFWQDTVIYEGKTFPVGTLACDALNVPADTITKMNEQCEKINLLLGMLNAGQDTSALFPMAKEAALTMLEILSKTPPFSYMDIPKHRERIERVFTADNALKYVEFAIKAVTNSLPFEEVPKYADAVMLQRYTAVCGHLAYSLEEYQKAMLDFAEQSDGNEADRTAEGFAKMFGTYFPPEFSITEGNAWMSTLNNSVQYVSVIRPGEKVTKLVKRMHYVSFVGMFRSDLFEGLCVGHAPKKCKICGKWFLTTNARHTKYCGGYAPGDKLHRTCRQIGNLKGREQRELADDHPVKQIYEKRLNTINRYVKRGTLDADLAEVMKKLAKDKMLRALSNVAYAKGDYEKEMGQAALKKEAKLRTK, encoded by the coding sequence ATGAACCAAGAATTGATGACATTGGACTTCTGGCAGGATACGGTCATATATGAGGGCAAAACATTTCCTGTCGGCACGCTTGCCTGTGATGCGCTGAATGTTCCTGCGGATACTATTACAAAAATGAACGAGCAATGCGAGAAAATCAATCTGCTGCTCGGGATGCTGAATGCCGGACAGGATACTTCTGCACTCTTTCCTATGGCAAAGGAAGCTGCATTGACAATGTTAGAGATTCTCAGCAAAACGCCGCCGTTCTCCTATATGGATATACCAAAGCACCGGGAACGAATAGAAAGGGTCTTTACTGCGGACAATGCTCTGAAATATGTGGAGTTCGCCATAAAAGCCGTAACCAATTCTTTACCGTTCGAAGAAGTTCCGAAATATGCTGATGCGGTGATGCTCCAGCGCTATACCGCTGTATGCGGGCATCTGGCTTACTCCCTTGAGGAATACCAAAAGGCGATGCTTGATTTTGCAGAACAATCGGACGGAAACGAAGCAGACCGCACCGCAGAGGGCTTTGCGAAAATGTTCGGCACCTATTTCCCACCGGAGTTTTCTATCACAGAGGGCAATGCCTGGATGTCTACCCTGAACAATTCCGTTCAGTATGTATCCGTCATCCGTCCCGGCGAAAAAGTTACGAAGCTGGTCAAGCGGATGCACTATGTATCCTTTGTGGGGATGTTCCGGTCTGATCTCTTTGAGGGCCTGTGTGTTGGTCATGCACCGAAGAAATGCAAAATCTGCGGCAAGTGGTTTCTGACCACCAACGCACGGCACACCAAATACTGTGGCGGCTATGCACCGGGGGACAAGCTGCACCGCACCTGTCGGCAGATCGGCAACCTGAAAGGCAGAGAACAACGGGAGCTTGCGGACGATCATCCGGTGAAACAGATTTATGAGAAACGGCTGAACACCATAAACCGCTATGTGAAGCGTGGTACTCTGGACGCTGATCTTGCAGAGGTTATGAAAAAGCTGGCAAAGGATAAAATGCTTCGAGCGCTGAGCAATGTCGCCTATGCCAAAGGTGATTACGAAAAAGAGATGGGACAGGCTGCTTTGAAGAAAGAAGCAAAATTACGGACGAAATGA
- a CDS encoding ABC transporter ATP-binding protein: protein MEVLQAKNLKKIYGSGNNAVHALDGVDLSVKKGEFVAIVGTSGSGKSTLLHMLGGLDRPTSGTVMVDGQDIFSLKEEALTIFRRRKIGFVFQAYNLVPVLNVYENIVLPIELDGGKVNKDFVQQIVQTLGLDDRLDALPNQLSGGQQQRVAIARALAAAPAIILADEPTGNLDSKTSQDVLSLLKVTSQKFAQTIVMITHNEEIAQMADRIIRIEDGRIVSQN from the coding sequence ATGGAAGTTTTACAGGCAAAAAACCTGAAAAAGATTTATGGCTCCGGCAATAACGCAGTTCATGCGTTGGATGGAGTTGATTTAAGTGTAAAGAAGGGCGAATTTGTTGCAATTGTCGGCACATCCGGCTCCGGCAAATCCACGCTGCTGCACATGCTGGGCGGGCTGGATCGCCCTACAAGCGGCACGGTCATGGTGGACGGACAGGATATTTTCTCCCTGAAGGAGGAAGCGCTGACCATCTTCCGCCGCAGGAAAATCGGCTTTGTGTTCCAAGCATATAATCTTGTTCCGGTGCTGAATGTGTATGAAAATATTGTTCTACCCATTGAGCTGGACGGTGGCAAGGTCAATAAGGATTTCGTACAGCAGATTGTACAGACACTTGGGCTGGATGATCGTCTGGATGCGCTGCCCAATCAGCTCTCAGGCGGTCAACAGCAGCGGGTAGCCATTGCCCGTGCGCTGGCGGCAGCACCCGCTATCATTCTGGCAGATGAACCCACCGGCAATCTGGATTCCAAAACCAGCCAGGATGTATTGAGCCTTTTGAAAGTCACCAGTCAAAAGTTCGCCCAGACAATCGTAATGATCACTCACAACGAAGAAATTGCGCAGATGGCAGACCGCATTATCCGTATCGAAGATGGTCGGATCGTCTCCCAGAACTAA
- a CDS encoding response regulator transcription factor, whose amino-acid sequence MEQLLIIEDDIGLNQGLSKALKADDRQIISCQDLKTAKEQLLCGGVSLILLDINLPDGSGLELLREVKENTPYIPVILLTANDTDLDIVDGLERGADDYITKPFSLSVLRARVNTQLRKQGSSHKNAPIHIDLFHFDFEAMTFYVEDSKVELSKTEQKLLRLLVENRGRTMTRGDLVDRIWTDGAEYVDENALSVTIKRLRDKLGAQKYIKTIYGIGYSWVTKDE is encoded by the coding sequence ATGGAACAATTATTGATTATTGAAGATGATATAGGGTTGAATCAGGGTTTAAGTAAAGCACTGAAAGCAGATGACCGTCAGATCATTTCCTGCCAAGACCTAAAAACGGCGAAGGAACAGCTTCTTTGCGGCGGTGTATCCCTGATCCTGCTGGATATCAATCTGCCGGATGGCAGCGGGCTCGAGCTGCTCCGGGAGGTCAAGGAAAACACACCCTATATTCCTGTTATTCTGCTGACTGCCAATGACACCGATCTGGACATCGTAGATGGGCTGGAGAGGGGCGCTGATGATTATATTACCAAGCCCTTTTCTCTTTCGGTTTTGCGGGCAAGGGTGAATACCCAACTGCGAAAGCAAGGGTCAAGCCATAAAAATGCGCCGATCCATATTGATCTATTTCACTTTGACTTTGAGGCTATGACCTTTTATGTGGAAGATTCAAAAGTGGAATTGAGTAAAACAGAACAAAAATTACTGCGTCTGCTTGTTGAAAACCGTGGTCGAACCATGACCCGTGGAGACCTTGTCGACCGGATCTGGACAGATGGCGCAGAATATGTGGATGAAAATGCTTTGTCTGTTACGATCAAGCGTCTGAGGGATAAGCTTGGCGCACAGAAATACATTAAAACCATCTACGGAATCGGTTATAGCTGGGTGACAAAAGATGAATAA
- a CDS encoding CHC2 zinc finger domain-containing protein has protein sequence MTIYGTIKAAISVKQAAEHYGLKVNRNGMACCPFHNDRHPSLKLNEDYFFCFGCGAKGDVIDLVARLFNMSSYEAAQKLASDFGLDPKPPTAAAMAKPKRPYIRQFREDEMLCFRVLTDYLHLLEDWKVRYAPKTPEEALDDRFVEACQMHCYIEYMADVLTVGDLEERVALVDKLMQDGKIAFLQEYITRKKKEVAHHGEEPENA, from the coding sequence ATGACAATCTATGGAACCATCAAAGCGGCAATCAGTGTCAAGCAAGCCGCCGAACACTACGGGCTGAAAGTCAACCGAAACGGTATGGCTTGCTGCCCGTTCCACAATGACAGGCATCCGAGCTTGAAGCTGAATGAGGACTATTTCTTCTGCTTCGGCTGTGGAGCAAAGGGAGATGTGATCGACCTTGTGGCAAGGCTGTTCAATATGAGCAGCTATGAAGCAGCGCAAAAGCTGGCTTCGGACTTCGGACTTGACCCGAAACCGCCCACTGCCGCAGCTATGGCCAAGCCAAAGCGTCCTTATATCCGTCAGTTCCGGGAGGATGAAATGCTGTGTTTCCGGGTGCTGACGGATTATCTGCATCTGCTGGAAGATTGGAAAGTGCGGTATGCACCCAAAACACCGGAGGAGGCTCTGGATGATCGTTTTGTGGAAGCCTGCCAGATGCACTGCTATATCGAATATATGGCAGATGTGCTGACGGTGGGTGATCTGGAAGAACGGGTGGCATTGGTGGACAAGCTGATGCAGGACGGCAAAATTGCTTTTCTGCAAGAGTACATCACACGAAAGAAAAAGGAGGTGGCGCACCATGGCGAAGAACCGGAAAACGCCTGA